The following nucleotide sequence is from Salinispirillum sp. LH 10-3-1.
CGTTCTCGTCGTGATTTTGTTCAATGGCAGCGGCGACGACTCGAGTCACACCGATACCATAGCAACCCATCAGCATGGTTTGATCTTTGCCGTTTTCATCCAATACACGCGCTTTCATGGCTGCGGAGTATTTGTCCTGCAGCTTGAAAATATGGCCGACTTCAATGCCGCGACGAATTTCCAGCACACCTTTGCCGTCTGGGCTTGGGTCGCCAGCCACTACGTTACGCAAATCAGCGACGGGCGGCAGAGGTAAGTCACGATCCCAGTTAATGTTGAAATAGTGCATGCCGTCTTCATTTGCACCGGCTGAAAAGTCGCTGCACAGCGCTACACTGCGGTCAATAATTACCGGCAAGTCGAGGCCCACAGGGCCCAGAGATCCGGGGCCTGCACCGAAGGCCGCACGGATTTCTTCTTCCGTTGCGAAGGTCAGTGGCACAGCTACCTCAGGTAATTTTTCTGCTTTGATTTCGTTCAGCTCATGGTCACCACGTACCAATAAGGCTACGAGGTCTTCACCCACTTCGTCGGAGGCCTTAACCACCAGTGTTTTAACCGTTTTCTCGATCGGCATGCCGTAGTCATTAACGAGGTCGGCAATGGTGCGGGCATTGGGTGTTGGACGTTTCTCCATCTCTGCAGAAGGTGCCGCGCGCTCACCCAAGGCTACGGCTTCGGCCATTTCGATGTTGGCGGCGTATGAGCCCTCGGTGCTGAACGCGATGTCATCTTCGCCGGAATCGGCCAAAACGTGAAATTCCTGGCTGCCAGAACCACCAATAGACCCAGAATCTGCCTGTACGGCGCGGTAGTCTAAACCCAGGCGATCAAAGATGCGGCAATAGGTGTTGTGCATATTCTGGTATTCGGCTTCTAGGCTGTCTTCACCAAGATGGAAAGAATAGGCATCCTTCATGATGAATTCCCGCGAGCGCATGACGCCGAATCGAGGGCGAATTTCATCGCGCACCTTGGTTTGAATCTGATAAAAGCTCACCGGCAGTTGCTTGTAGCTGGTCAGTTCGTTGCGCGCTAAATCGGTGATCACTTCTTCGTGCGTCGGCCCAAGGACAAATTCGCGGCCGTGGCGGTCATTGATCCGCAACAGCTCAGGGCCATAATCCTGCCAGCGACCGGATTCTCTCCAGAGGTCGGCATCCTGAACCACGGGCATGACCACTTCCATCGAACCCGAGCGATCCATTTCCTCCCGGACGATGCGTTCTACTTTTCTGAGCACGCGTAAACCGGTTGGTAGCCAGTTGTATAAGCCGGAAGCCAGTTTACGGATCATGCCGGCACGCAGCATAAGCTGATGGCTGATAACGACGGTGTCGGTGGGTGTTTCTTTTACTGTGGCTGTGAGATAGCGGCTGGAGCGCATGGAAAAATGTCCTTTCCGAAAAGCTGTGTTAGAAGTCTAAGTCAGGCATTGTACGTTAGGTCTAGAGGGTGTGACTAGAACCACCCGTTAGCTTATTGCTGGTTTTCTGGCACGTTATTCGCTTTGCAGCTCTAAAGCGATGCGTGAACCGCACATTGGGGAGGGTTGCGAAGAGACAAAGACATTAGTATGCACTATGATGGTGCGTTGCTTTCAAATTTGCGTCACTAGTGCGCGCGTATTTATAACGTTAGCGACATTTGAAAAGCTTTTACGAATAAAAACTTTAACCGAGCTGAAGAAAAGTCTAGTTTTCTCAGTAAGGCTGAATGAACTCAGAATAACTACTAACAAGGGTTAGCCTCATGCAGTTTTTTGCTAAACACCAATATTCGCGTCCTTTAGGGTCAGAAAGTGTCATGGTGTCTCCTGCGCGTCGTTATGCCCTCAGTGAGTGGTTCGACGAATAGCATCATCAGCATGCCCCAGTTTCGGTTGTATCGAGAGGGCGTTTGGTGGTGTAACTGTCGAAAGCTCTTTCGATACGAGTCGGAAAATTAAAAATGCGATCAAGTGATCGAACAAAAAAAGAAACGAGGAACAACATGAAAACATTAATGAAAACCGTTGCCGGTACTTTGGCTTTGGGTCTGGCTTTGACCGCTAGCGCTCAAGAACGCAGCGTACGTATCGCCATTGATACGCCTTATGAGCCATTCGGCTGGCAGTTGCCTGACGGCTCGCTGACTGGTTTCGAAGTGGAACTGGGTAACGCCGTCTGCGCAGAAATGAACCTGAGCTGCGAGTGGGTTATTCAGGCATGGGATGGCATCATTCCAGGTCTGTTGTCTCGTCGTTATGACGTGATCTTCTCTTCAATGAGCATCACAGAAGAGCGTGCCCGCAGCGTGTTGTTCTCTGAGCCTTACTACACGACGCCCAGCGCTTGGTTTGCTGCTGAAGGTACAAGCATCAACCCTGCTGACCAGTCTACCTTGCAAGGTCAGCGTGTAGGTGTTCAGCGTGGGACGATTCAAGACAACTACGTCACTGAGTTGTTCGGAAACGTTGTTCAAGTTCGTCGTTATGCAACCGCTGATGATTTGGTAGCTGACCTGCGTGGCGGCCGTATCGACGCTATCTTCTTGGATTTCCCAGTGGGCGAAGAAACCATCCTGAACCACGAAGGCTATGCTGCAGTGGGTGAGCGTGTAACGTCTCCGGCGTCAATCTTCGGTAACGGTGTTGGCGCAGCGTTCCGTCGCAACGACACTGAGTTGGCTAACATCTTCAATGAAGGCCTGCGTCGTGTGAAAGAAAACGGCACATACACGGAAATCCGTGAAAAGTACTTCGACTACGACATCATGCTTTAATTTATCAGCTATAATGTAGTTGATTTGTTACAGCAAACGGATGTTTGTAAACGGAAAAGGCCCTGAATAGGGCCTTTTTTATGGCCATGGATGGCCGGTATGCCAGCAACGCACGACGGCATGGAAGCCGGAGGTAGT
It contains:
- a CDS encoding proline--tRNA ligase, yielding MRSSRYLTATVKETPTDTVVISHQLMLRAGMIRKLASGLYNWLPTGLRVLRKVERIVREEMDRSGSMEVVMPVVQDADLWRESGRWQDYGPELLRINDRHGREFVLGPTHEEVITDLARNELTSYKQLPVSFYQIQTKVRDEIRPRFGVMRSREFIMKDAYSFHLGEDSLEAEYQNMHNTYCRIFDRLGLDYRAVQADSGSIGGSGSQEFHVLADSGEDDIAFSTEGSYAANIEMAEAVALGERAAPSAEMEKRPTPNARTIADLVNDYGMPIEKTVKTLVVKASDEVGEDLVALLVRGDHELNEIKAEKLPEVAVPLTFATEEEIRAAFGAGPGSLGPVGLDLPVIIDRSVALCSDFSAGANEDGMHYFNINWDRDLPLPPVADLRNVVAGDPSPDGKGVLEIRRGIEVGHIFKLQDKYSAAMKARVLDENGKDQTMLMGCYGIGVTRVVAAAIEQNHDENGIIWPDSIAPFHVGIVPLNAHKSPAVMETAERLYKELSDLGIEVLLDDRDKKTSPGVKFADMELIGIPHRVVISDRGLEAGQVEYKFRRASDKEDWPLADVVARLQERLA
- a CDS encoding transporter substrate-binding domain-containing protein — encoded protein: MKTLMKTVAGTLALGLALTASAQERSVRIAIDTPYEPFGWQLPDGSLTGFEVELGNAVCAEMNLSCEWVIQAWDGIIPGLLSRRYDVIFSSMSITEERARSVLFSEPYYTTPSAWFAAEGTSINPADQSTLQGQRVGVQRGTIQDNYVTELFGNVVQVRRYATADDLVADLRGGRIDAIFLDFPVGEETILNHEGYAAVGERVTSPASIFGNGVGAAFRRNDTELANIFNEGLRRVKENGTYTEIREKYFDYDIML